A genomic window from Flavobacteriales bacterium includes:
- a CDS encoding TonB-dependent receptor — translation MKCCLAVRLSLIAGLVWSCSFAQSDLSGTVTDKQTGDPIPLATIYIPELMKGTQCDASGHYQIRGIPNGRFKVQVSFIGYETVILDIYFDGTAVTKDISMEVAVIETHEVVVTGGYSSHQDESPVKIDQIGFRELQQSSATNLAEALSSTQGVSNLSTGPGIGKPMIRGLSGNRILLFSQGIRMENQQWGDEHGIGLNDAGVDKVEIIKGPASLLYGSDALGGVINVVDEKPAEVHTIKGDVSTRFYSATLGHQNSLGIRGSGEHFRFRVRGGYVNHADYLTGSGDRVTNSRMNERSLKTSVGLQRSNLSTDVYYTFIDDHFGLPGEIGLQNTLRTPQEPSQEVTSHITSWITTYYMNKARVKTSFGYISNRRLEFEEPHDDHDHDHEAHENDEAALDMRLNTFSWDGKLYLNPDTSKLEYIFGVQGMHQRNTNHGEELLIPDATTTDLGVLSLVKLKRAKHIVQAGIRFDSRQVDASFPGEDSTQLNTNYRSVNGSAGWSWQPNEAIVIRSNLATGFRAPNLAELTSAGVHEGTNRKEIGNPDLKSEQNVQWDINMHYHSEHFSYDIAGFYNHVNRFIYLLPTHEYDPVEKVFVYAYTQGNASLWGGELMTDLHPHPLDWLHIENGFELVLATGAGGQPLPLMPAPRISNGLRGRFKNTSHLEEPFMSVRLEHTLPQNHINTELESRSDGYSLLHATLGATIKFGNFKGYATIGVRNILNKTYVPHLSRLKAEGISNPGRNIMVGLNLPFGIRKP, via the coding sequence ATGAAGTGCTGTTTGGCAGTCCGGCTATCGCTGATAGCCGGTTTGGTATGGTCATGCTCCTTTGCCCAGTCGGACCTGTCAGGAACGGTTACCGATAAACAAACCGGTGACCCCATACCCTTAGCAACCATATACATCCCAGAACTAATGAAAGGCACGCAATGCGATGCATCCGGTCATTATCAGATCAGAGGTATTCCGAATGGCCGCTTTAAAGTTCAGGTTTCCTTCATTGGTTATGAGACCGTTATCCTTGACATATATTTTGATGGCACGGCTGTAACAAAAGATATTTCCATGGAAGTTGCTGTCATCGAAACCCATGAAGTCGTTGTAACCGGTGGTTACTCATCACACCAGGATGAAAGTCCGGTCAAGATCGATCAGATCGGTTTCCGTGAGCTTCAACAAAGCAGCGCCACAAACCTTGCCGAGGCACTTTCATCCACCCAGGGGGTTAGCAACCTCTCAACTGGTCCAGGTATTGGCAAACCAATGATCCGCGGACTCAGCGGCAACAGGATTTTGCTCTTCAGCCAGGGTATACGCATGGAAAACCAACAATGGGGCGATGAACATGGTATAGGTCTCAATGATGCCGGAGTTGATAAGGTGGAGATCATCAAGGGACCCGCCTCGCTACTATATGGATCAGATGCACTCGGTGGCGTTATCAATGTGGTGGATGAGAAACCTGCAGAGGTACATACCATCAAAGGTGATGTATCCACACGTTTCTACAGCGCCACACTCGGACACCAGAACAGCCTTGGGATCAGAGGAAGCGGGGAACATTTCCGATTCAGGGTTCGCGGCGGCTATGTGAATCATGCCGATTACCTCACAGGTAGCGGTGACCGTGTCACCAACTCCAGGATGAACGAACGTTCTCTGAAAACGTCCGTCGGACTTCAGCGCAGTAACCTGAGCACCGATGTATACTATACGTTCATTGATGACCACTTTGGTCTGCCCGGGGAAATCGGTTTGCAGAATACCCTGCGAACGCCTCAGGAACCCAGTCAGGAAGTGACCAGTCACATCACCTCCTGGATCACTACCTATTATATGAACAAGGCACGCGTCAAAACAAGTTTCGGTTATATTTCAAACCGACGCCTTGAATTCGAGGAACCGCATGATGATCATGACCATGACCACGAAGCGCATGAGAATGATGAGGCTGCACTGGATATGCGTTTAAATACCTTCAGCTGGGACGGAAAACTTTATCTGAATCCGGACACATCAAAGCTGGAATATATTTTCGGAGTACAGGGTATGCATCAACGCAACACCAACCATGGTGAAGAATTGCTTATCCCCGATGCCACCACCACCGATCTCGGTGTATTGAGCCTTGTTAAACTCAAGCGAGCAAAACACATCGTGCAAGCAGGAATTCGTTTCGACAGCCGACAGGTAGATGCGTCATTCCCCGGTGAAGATTCTACACAACTTAACACGAATTATCGCAGTGTGAACGGATCTGCCGGATGGTCATGGCAACCCAATGAAGCCATTGTTATCCGATCCAATCTGGCGACCGGTTTCAGGGCACCTAACCTGGCCGAACTGACGTCCGCCGGTGTGCATGAGGGAACCAACCGGAAAGAGATCGGCAACCCGGACCTCAAAAGCGAACAGAATGTTCAGTGGGACATCAACATGCACTATCATTCAGAACACTTCAGCTATGATATTGCAGGTTTTTACAACCATGTCAACCGTTTCATTTACCTCCTGCCAACCCATGAATATGATCCGGTAGAGAAAGTTTTTGTGTATGCCTATACCCAGGGTAATGCCAGTCTGTGGGGCGGTGAACTGATGACTGACCTCCATCCCCATCCGCTTGACTGGCTTCACATTGAGAATGGTTTCGAATTAGTACTGGCAACCGGTGCAGGCGGCCAACCCCTACCATTGATGCCCGCTCCGAGAATCTCCAACGGACTCCGTGGACGCTTCAAGAACACCAGCCACCTGGAAGAGCCATTTATGTCGGTACGCCTGGAGCATACGCTACCTCAGAACCATATCAACACAGAGCTGGAATCCCGTTCGGACGGATA